The genomic window TAAAGGCTGGGGAGACGTTAGGGATAATAGGCCCCACTGGTTCGGGTAAAACAACACTACTTAGGATCATAGACCTTCTTGAAGAACCCACTACCGGTAAGATAATATTTGATGGTGTGGACGCTCTAAGCATGCCAGCATTCAAAATAAGACGGAGAATAGGTATGATATTCCAAGAAACGCCAATACTGAGAGGAACAGTCTATGATAATATTATCTATGGACTTCGGTGCAGGGGTGAGAACCCTAAAAAGAGGGAAATAAAAAGGGTTTTGGAGCTTGTGGGCCTTAGGGGATATGAGGATAAGGATGCTCGAAGGCTTTCTGGTGGGGAGAAACAGAGACTTGCCTTTGCACGCGCACTCATAAACAAGCCAGAACTTTTGCTTTTGGATGAACCCACATCAAACTTGGATCCTATCTCAAAAAATCGGATAGAAGAAGCCATAGAGGAATTGAAGGGCCAAGTCACAATTATATTCACGACACATGATCTTTTTCAAGGACAAAGGTTAGCTGATAGGATCGCCATACTTAATAATAGAATAATGCAAATTGGCAATCCAACTGAAATATTTAGGAGGCCGGCTAACAGTTTCGTGGCAGAATTCGTCGGAGCCAAAAATATAATAAAAGGTGAAGCAAAGATAATAGAGAAAGGACTCACGCTCATAAAATCCGGTAAAATAGACATTTATTCGTCCAAGCCAGCAGAGGGTGAAGTAATCGCAACTGTAAGACCGGAAGATATAACTGTTTCATGGGCTAGTGGGGATTCGAGCGCTCTTAACCAACTTAAAGGCAAGGTCGCAAGAGTAGAGGAGATAGGTTATCTATTCCAACTACAAGTGGAATGTGGTGATGAAATTTTTTCTGTTTATATGACTCGAAAGTCGTTCCATGATATGAATATAAAAGTTGGTTCTAGCGTTTGGATAGAATTTAAAGCTTCAGCAGTTCATATAATTAATCGATAAAATTAGTTTTTTATCATTATACGTAGGATCTAGTATATTGGAAGATCACGCCCATAAATGGTTTAGCCTTTTGCGGAAGTGTATATGGGTATATGAATTGGCTTGGGAATGGGCATCGAAAAGTTTGAAATGCGTTTGTGACACTCTTCTTTACTCAAATTAGGCATGAATACTGCTGGTGTGATCCTTTCCTTAAACTACTTGTTATTACTTTGTATTTAAATTGTACAAGAGAATGTAATAATATATATTTATATATTATTATTGCTAATGGTTTTTTGATGATAAAGGGAGGTGGAGTTGGATTGCAGAGGAAGGTTTTTCTTTTATTGTTACTGTTGACTTCCTTGGTTTCTGTGGGCGCTGTTTCAGCAGCAAACAGCACATGTGAAGTAGGCCTGAAAATAACCTATGAATACCCCGATGATATAAACCCAACAATAGAAAAACTCACAGACTCCAATGGACAAGAAATAGAATTCCAAAAATACTTCGACCCAGCAGCAAACATCACCAAGATAACATTCCAACACCCACAACCAGAAAAAGGATTCAACATAACAATAAAAGCACCAGGATACCAAACAACAACAAAACAATTCACACCAACCAAAAACCCAACAAACCCACAAGACCCAAAATACTACACACACCTACAAATACAACTAAAAGCAACACAAACATACAAAATAGGAAGGGAAGTGACCCAAAAAGCCAGGAACTTGCTCAAATTTAACAATACAAGTGAAATTCTTGTAATAACAACCGCTGGTATAGTTAAATATAAAAATAGCACTTCGGAGGATGCGATTGAGGGCATTTTAAACGAAGCAAAGGGTGCGATAAGCTATGGAAAAGGGAATCTAATAATCCTTAAAAAGACAGCTGTTGACCCTCTAATATTCGCATTTGTCATCAAAAAGGGCAATGACCTAATATTAGCTTATTATGTCAACAACACCCTCATATACAATGGTACAGTGTCCCAAAACATGACGCAAACACAATGGAACAACCTTGTAAAGAAACTAGGAGCAAATACATTCCCAATAGCAAGCCTAGCAAACGCTTGGGCACTAGGAGCCCCAATAGACTTGCTAAAAGAGGCAGCATTCCACGGACACCTATGTAGTGGTTGCATAAGCGGATATGCAATGAGTAAAACACTCTACATATATTATCCCCCCATAGTAGACTTCTCAACAGGATCCCCAATAGAAATGACAAGTTATATAACAATTGGCGTGCCAGGAGGATCAGATGACG from Methanothermobacter sp. includes these protein-coding regions:
- a CDS encoding ABC transporter ATP-binding protein, whose product is MLRLQGISKIYDGRKVLEDINLKVKAGETLGIIGPTGSGKTTLLRIIDLLEEPTTGKIIFDGVDALSMPAFKIRRRIGMIFQETPILRGTVYDNIIYGLRCRGENPKKREIKRVLELVGLRGYEDKDARRLSGGEKQRLAFARALINKPELLLLDEPTSNLDPISKNRIEEAIEELKGQVTIIFTTHDLFQGQRLADRIAILNNRIMQIGNPTEIFRRPANSFVAEFVGAKNIIKGEAKIIEKGLTLIKSGKIDIYSSKPAEGEVIATVRPEDITVSWASGDSSALNQLKGKVARVEEIGYLFQLQVECGDEIFSVYMTRKSFHDMNIKVGSSVWIEFKASAVHIINR